In Desulfobacter hydrogenophilus, the genomic stretch AAGTCCTCGACCTCTATGGGATACAAAATCAGGGTTTTCAACCGGCTGAGTATATCAGGATGGTTCCGGCTCAAATAAGTTCTCACATTCGGAAGTCCTGCAAATACGATGGGAACCCCGGCATCAATAATCCGTTTAAGATATGGCCAAACCCGGGTGTCCAAGTCATTGGCCTCATCTATAATGATAAAACAATTGGAGAGATTACAGATCATTTTCAGGTACTGGGGAGTTCGGCGGTAGGTGGCGGTGGCCTCATAATTTAATTCCTTAAGTATCGCGGCCAGGGTTTCATGTATGTTGAACAGAGACTCAACCCATACAGCATGGAGCTTTTTGGGATGCAGCAATTTTAAAAACCGAGTTTTTCCTGCACCAAAATCACCCTCCATGAGCACGCTTTGGCCTCTGTAGATCCGGTTATAAGTGGCAGCCAAGTATGAGACCCTTCGTTTATCACTGATAAAATCCTCTTTCATGTTATGTCTCCATGGGATGCATAAATGGCTACATGGTTCGTATTTAACGATTTTTGGCAATCAAGCATAAATGCATTGAACAGGGCCTGATTTTTACGGTCATCCGGCTGGTTTATCTTTTTTGTGTAATCCGCGTACCTTGATTGATTATGATCAAGCACTTGTTCCGCCCGGGCCAGGGTGAGGCCCTTATGAAAAACGTCGACTAAAACAGGCCGGTCAACGGCCATATTGTGCTTTTCTAAAAGAGCGATAATGGTGTCAAGTTCATCAGGCGGCACAGGCGAAGGTTCTGGTGCCGGCGGTCTGTCAAACGGCTTTTTTGCAATGGCTTCGCCCAACAGTATACCGTCTTCACCCTGCTCAAAAATAAAAAGCTTGTCCTTGTATTTGGATATTTTCACCGGTGTGCTTTTATGTTTGCTGAACTTATCTGCACCACGGGTCACATAATAATCGCGCTTGTCATGGCGGATGGTCCTGGTTTTGGATACGGTGGCTTTGATTTTCCTGTAGCCGTATTTCATATATTCCTGAACCTGGTCCGGGGTAAAATTCAGGGTATCTGCCTGGTTTGATAAAAAATCATCAAATTTCTGTGCCGGCACCCAGGCACTGACCACCCCGTCTTCGGTAAAATAATGTTGTGTATGATTATGTTCGTTACGATATTCGCTGAGCATAGTGCTGCTCCTTAGTTCCTGAAGGCTTATATCAAGAAGGGTTACAGTAATTTTTTCCTTTCTTCCCCGCTTGAAGTCATATTCGGTAACGGTTTTCACAATCCTGTCCTCAAAGGCTTTGATAATACGTATTTCAAAATTGTGCAGGCTCCGGTGTGAAGATTCTA encodes the following:
- a CDS encoding ATP-binding protein, whose amino-acid sequence is MKEDFISDKRRVSYLAATYNRIYRGQSVLMEGDFGAGKTRFLKLLHPKKLHAVWVESLFNIHETLAAILKELNYEATATYRRTPQYLKMICNLSNCFIIIDEANDLDTRVWPYLKRIIDAGVPIVFAGLPNVRTYLSRNHPDILSRLKTLILYPIEVEDFIEKYKDIQQEAVEQIYMSVKGDMRKFKEICTDCRDRAKELNHQFVDINLALEFISDLPPQ
- a CDS encoding integrase, coding for MDDLTIDDRFHLLLHKKIMNKTGSTKRRSKKYYKDQYKKTGIIPAPLLLVEKGIMEGRKCSGRPRAIDEQTKRRFIEMVKASCDPSSQGFIFITRKARTIKNYHHWLEQELGRTISLPALRRCVKRENLKFYLEKEDKQDQVPVMHAFKSVPVFALIQVDGCKFQYLRIRDEHGNWQKPQVIEIFDTASRKMFILDFYFTESSLNSVDLFTRFLLSTPLPLQKIGIRPDQAKGFLNLKRPINAINLKHSTPQGFYLAPDFSKAYSPKDKAHLESSHRSLHNFEIRIIKAFEDRIVKTVTEYDFKRGRKEKITVTLLDISLQELRSSTMLSEYRNEHNHTQHYFTEDGVVSAWVPAQKFDDFLSNQADTLNFTPDQVQEYMKYGYRKIKATVSKTRTIRHDKRDYYVTRGADKFSKHKSTPVKISKYKDKLFIFEQGEDGILLGEAIAKKPFDRPPAPEPSPVPPDELDTIIALLEKHNMAVDRPVLVDVFHKGLTLARAEQVLDHNQSRYADYTKKINQPDDRKNQALFNAFMLDCQKSLNTNHVAIYASHGDIT